The proteins below come from a single Zea mays cultivar B73 chromosome 8, Zm-B73-REFERENCE-NAM-5.0, whole genome shotgun sequence genomic window:
- the LOC103635903 gene encoding myb-like protein J, with product MNPNFNSVWSAPEINMMNSLITSHIANNTYTNNQHVVASRSAIVNHNNFGMPTEVVPPVDNMDMMQGYLMDDTDAMRLVQGQQHMPNVVPNQRRHAVKFWTTDEHRNFLRGLEVFGRGKWKNISKYFVPTRTPVQISSHAQKYFRRQECTTEKQRFSINDVGLYDTQPWVRQNNSSSSWEALTFTAGRAYNNTNYCAFNSLPYASSQASNNQVATWITDQQATASSSIAPPATEESQIYNR from the exons ATGAATCCCAACTTCAACAGTGTGTGGAGCGCTCCCGAGATCAATATGATGAACTCACTCATCACTAGTCACATCGCCAACAACACCTACACAAACAACCAGCATGTTGTGGCAAGTCGTAGTGCCATTGTGAACCACAATAACTTTGGGATGCCAACGGAGGTCGTTCCACCCGTGGACAACATGGACATGATGCAAGGCTATCTAATGGATGATACGGATGCCATGAGGCTTGTTCAGGGACAACAACATATGCCAAATGTTGTTCCTAATCAAAGGAGGCATGCAGTGAAGTTTTGGACTACAGATGAGCACAG GAATTTCCTTCGTGGTCTAGAAGTGTTTGGCCGTGGTAAATGGAAGAACATCTCCAAGTACTTCGTCCCCACAAGGACACCAGTGCAGATCTCTAGCCATGCACAGAAGTATTTCCGCAGGCAGGAGTGCACCACAGAGAAACAACGCTTTAGCATCAACGATGTTGGCCTCTACGACACACAGCCATGGGTGCGGCAGAACAACTCCTCTAGCAGCTGGGAGGCGCTCACCTTCACTGCTGGCCGTGCGTACAATAATACAAACTACTGTGCCTTTAACAGCCTCCCGTATGCCAGCAGCCAGGCAAGTAACAACCAGGTAGCTACATGGATTACAGACCAGCAGGCAACTGCAAGTTCTTCTATAGCTCCTCCAGCGACGGAGGAGAGCCAGATATATAACCGATAA